A single genomic interval of uncultured Desulfobulbus sp. harbors:
- a CDS encoding NAD(+)/NADH kinase, which yields MKTVGIIANPISGKDIRRLVAHGSVFDNQEKVRIVRRLLVGLAAAGIERVIYMPDYYAIVQRAHKGVHSPIEIASAPMCAENTQQDSTKAAQLMVDAGVGCIFVLGGDGTSRAVAKGNAVVPILPLSTGTNNVFPFMIEATIAGLAGGLIASGKISMGEGCFRSPMLEVLDGENQVLDIALVDAAVQLNTFVGSKAIWSMEQITEIFLTRCRPDSIGLSAIGGQLHTITPQELQGLHLVLGEGGKSVLAPIAPGLMQTVAIQKEHPLGVGQSMVIDESPCVIALDGEREVEVKRGAHVVIRFSEKGPLVVDVSKVMALAQKAELFVR from the coding sequence ATGAAAACAGTCGGTATCATCGCAAACCCAATTTCAGGCAAAGATATACGCCGGCTCGTCGCCCACGGCAGTGTATTCGACAATCAGGAAAAAGTGCGCATAGTTCGACGCCTTTTGGTGGGGCTGGCTGCGGCAGGAATTGAACGGGTCATCTATATGCCCGATTACTATGCCATTGTTCAGCGAGCGCACAAAGGGGTCCATTCCCCCATTGAGATTGCCTCAGCCCCGATGTGCGCGGAAAATACGCAACAGGACTCAACCAAGGCCGCCCAACTGATGGTCGATGCCGGAGTCGGCTGTATCTTTGTTCTGGGAGGTGACGGCACCAGCAGGGCCGTGGCCAAAGGGAATGCGGTGGTCCCGATTTTGCCTCTTTCCACAGGGACCAATAATGTCTTCCCCTTCATGATCGAGGCAACCATCGCCGGTCTTGCCGGAGGCCTGATCGCCTCCGGCAAGATCAGCATGGGTGAGGGTTGCTTTCGTTCACCCATGCTCGAGGTGCTGGATGGAGAAAATCAGGTGCTTGATATCGCCCTGGTGGATGCCGCCGTCCAGCTCAACACCTTTGTCGGATCAAAGGCGATCTGGAGTATGGAGCAGATTACCGAGATCTTTCTGACCCGCTGTCGTCCGGACAGTATCGGCCTCTCCGCCATAGGCGGCCAGCTGCACACCATCACCCCCCAGGAACTTCAGGGGCTGCATCTGGTCTTGGGTGAGGGGGGTAAGTCCGTTTTGGCCCCCATTGCCCCTGGTCTGATGCAAACCGTTGCCATCCAAAAGGAACATCCCCTTGGGGTGGGACAGAGCATGGTGATCGACGAATCGCCCTGTGTCATTGCCCTGGACGGGGAGCGTGAGGTCGAAGTGAAGCGGGGCGCGCATGTTGTCATCCGATTTTCAGAAAAGGGCCCGTTGGTGGTGGATGTATCCAAGGTGATGGCGCTTGCGCAGAAGGCCGAGCTTTTTGTCCGATAA
- a CDS encoding carboxymuconolactone decarboxylase family protein, whose protein sequence is MNSSEKAGQALAYLAKYSPKQYGKYLEFTKEMAAIDALDHKQMELVLVACAVMSQCEMCVAIHVEAAASMGASRDEILQAAFMAVAMGGSPKLMYMSYVYEALEDLFG, encoded by the coding sequence ATGAACTCATCTGAAAAAGCAGGACAAGCACTGGCCTACCTCGCAAAGTACTCGCCCAAGCAGTACGGCAAATACCTTGAATTCACCAAGGAGATGGCCGCCATTGATGCACTGGACCATAAACAAATGGAATTAGTGTTGGTGGCCTGTGCAGTCATGTCGCAATGCGAGATGTGCGTAGCCATCCATGTCGAGGCCGCGGCCTCCATGGGCGCCAGCAGGGATGAGATCCTCCAGGCAGCATTCATGGCTGTTGCCATGGGCGGCTCGCCAAAATTGATGTACATGTCCTACGTCTACGAGGCCTTGGAAGATCTGTTTGGTTGA
- a CDS encoding 2,3-butanediol dehydrogenase: MKAAKWYGKKDIRIEEVPVPPAPKPGEVQVKVAWCGICGSDLHEYLAGPIFIPIEPHPLTGVKAPLILGHEFSGEVVAVGEGVETVKVGDIVAPDACQHCGVCVTCREGRYNVCEKLAFTGLMAEGAFAELVNVPAELCYVLPKGFDLEAASLIEPLATGFKAVRLADSLLGQTVVVIGAGTIGLGTIMCAKAAGASTVFSIETAAARKELAKECGADIILDPKECDVVAEIKKLTKGSGADVSFECVGHKTTGPLAIDVIRNHGKAVIVGIFEEPSSFNFFSLSGTDKVVIGTLAYTIDDFQGVANLLASGQIKAEPLITGKIKLNDIVEKGFEELVNNKATNIKIIVSPT, encoded by the coding sequence ATGAAAGCAGCAAAATGGTACGGCAAGAAGGATATACGTATTGAAGAAGTGCCCGTTCCCCCGGCTCCGAAGCCTGGCGAGGTCCAGGTCAAGGTGGCCTGGTGCGGGATCTGCGGATCCGATCTGCATGAATACCTGGCAGGCCCGATTTTCATCCCCATCGAGCCTCATCCCCTGACCGGTGTCAAGGCGCCGCTCATTCTCGGGCATGAGTTTTCCGGCGAGGTTGTCGCGGTGGGCGAGGGCGTGGAGACGGTCAAGGTGGGCGACATCGTTGCTCCCGATGCCTGCCAGCACTGCGGTGTCTGCGTCACCTGTCGCGAAGGTCGCTACAACGTCTGCGAGAAACTGGCCTTTACCGGGCTGATGGCGGAGGGGGCTTTTGCCGAACTGGTCAATGTCCCGGCTGAGCTTTGCTACGTGCTGCCCAAGGGATTCGATCTGGAGGCGGCCTCTCTGATCGAGCCACTCGCCACCGGCTTCAAGGCCGTACGCCTGGCAGACTCCCTGCTTGGCCAGACCGTCGTTGTCATTGGCGCCGGCACGATCGGCCTGGGAACGATCATGTGCGCCAAGGCGGCAGGTGCCTCCACGGTGTTCAGTATCGAGACCGCTGCTGCCCGTAAGGAGTTGGCCAAGGAGTGCGGGGCGGATATTATTCTTGATCCCAAGGAATGCGACGTCGTGGCCGAGATCAAGAAGCTGACCAAGGGCTCAGGTGCCGATGTCAGTTTTGAATGCGTCGGCCACAAGACCACCGGACCATTGGCCATTGATGTTATCCGCAATCATGGCAAGGCGGTCATTGTTGGCATCTTTGAGGAGCCCAGCTCCTTTAACTTCTTTAGTCTCAGCGGCACCGATAAGGTGGTGATCGGCACCCTGGCCTATACCATCGATGATTTCCAAGGAGTGGCCAACCTGCTGGCCAGCGGCCAGATCAAGGCGGAACCGCTCATTACCGGAAAGATCAAACTCAATGATATTGTCGAGAAAGGCTTTGAAGAGTTGGTCAACAACAAGGCGACCAACATCAAAATCATCGTCAGCCCCACCTGA
- a CDS encoding MBL fold metallo-hydrolase, with product MENNIHITLIANAGVLVEYAGIGLLVDGVHHEPGHIFPRVSRSDLMEMRQSTGVFTHLDYLLFTHEHPDHFSPIYVTELIHARRIQGIVLPNCDKPSPGLALLLNHIRRKEISLWSLELSPGAGQSIELTDDVSVTAIGARHMGPQYQHVANDCFVLHLGNKNLLFTGDGDTVREYYAPALTGLRLDAVFVNPLFYHHPTGQEIINTIFRPRTIVIYHMPHHDQDTMRLALLVEKSRRRYELPQVPTIVLEHDKQMFEI from the coding sequence ATGGAGAACAACATACATATAACCCTGATCGCCAATGCCGGCGTGCTGGTCGAGTACGCTGGCATTGGCCTGCTTGTGGATGGAGTGCACCACGAACCAGGACACATTTTTCCACGGGTCAGCCGATCCGATCTCATGGAAATGCGTCAATCCACAGGCGTCTTCACCCATCTGGACTACCTGCTTTTTACCCATGAGCATCCCGACCATTTTTCCCCGATCTATGTCACCGAACTGATCCACGCCCGCAGGATACAAGGGATTGTTCTACCCAACTGCGACAAACCATCGCCTGGACTCGCCCTGCTCCTCAACCATATCCGCAGAAAAGAAATTTCCTTGTGGTCGTTGGAATTGAGTCCTGGAGCTGGACAGTCCATTGAACTCACTGACGATGTGTCCGTGACCGCCATTGGCGCCAGACACATGGGGCCACAATATCAGCATGTTGCAAACGACTGCTTCGTGCTTCATCTTGGCAACAAAAACCTGCTCTTTACCGGGGATGGAGACACTGTCCGTGAATACTATGCGCCTGCTCTGACCGGGTTGCGTCTTGATGCGGTTTTTGTAAATCCGCTTTTTTATCATCATCCGACTGGCCAGGAGATCATCAACACCATCTTTCGGCCGCGCACCATCGTCATTTACCACATGCCCCATCACGACCAGGACACCATGCGTCTTGCCTTGCTGGTGGAGAAAAGCAGGCGACGTTATGAACTTCCTCAGGTTCCAACCATCGTCCTTGAACACGACAAGCAGATGTTCGAAATTTAA
- a CDS encoding DUF6506 family protein, with amino-acid sequence MADIVKAAFVFVAPEADPTVHRHWIKTPVIHLLTVGVGSYAQAVTLCKELVEREGVKAIELCAGFGNSGVARIAEAVGPNVVVGVVRFDHHPALGNVSGDTIFS; translated from the coding sequence ATGGCAGATATAGTCAAAGCAGCATTTGTTTTTGTCGCACCGGAAGCTGACCCGACCGTTCATCGGCATTGGATAAAGACACCTGTGATTCATCTGTTGACCGTTGGGGTGGGAAGTTATGCCCAGGCCGTTACCCTCTGCAAGGAACTCGTGGAAAGAGAAGGGGTTAAGGCCATTGAACTGTGCGCAGGTTTCGGCAATAGCGGTGTTGCCCGTATTGCCGAAGCAGTTGGCCCGAATGTCGTTGTCGGTGTGGTTCGTTTCGACCACCATCCGGCCCTTGGTAATGTCAGTGGTGATACAATCTTTTCTTAA